The Gloeomargarita lithophora Alchichica-D10 genomic sequence CCAATTTTTTCGTTTGCCCAGCCAATTTACCCACGGGGATGCGTGCATTTATTTTGTTTTAGACCAGGCCGCTCCTCTGATTTTATACATCGGAGAAACGGTGAATGCTCGGCAACGTTGGCAAGGACATCACGATTGTAAAACCTATCTAAGTTATTATTTAGATGACCACCGTCACTATCAATTAGACACCCAAATTCACTGGGCGTTTGATTGGCAGGTTCCCCGTGCGACTCGCCCCCGCCAGAAATTAGAACAGGATTTGATTCGGCATTGGTTGCCGCCTTTTAACAAAGAAAGTTGGTGCCGTTGGGGTGCCCCCTGGCGCATCCATTATCGGGCGACCACGGAATAATTAAACTTCCGA encodes the following:
- a CDS encoding GIY-YIG nuclease family protein, with product MAESEQINLFNPPQWRAMGVPGIYRTGQPPAAWDGEQWQLWKQKIMHYQQQQTQIPCQQTDLFAPEMVGISGRINPFELAKTSDQFFRLPSQFTHGDACIYFVLDQAAPLILYIGETVNARQRWQGHHDCKTYLSYYLDDHRHYQLDTQIHWAFDWQVPRATRPRQKLEQDLIRHWLPPFNKESWCRWGAPWRIHYRATTE